CCGAAAAGAAGCACGAAAGTACGACCTTTATGCTAAATATGCAGTTGCCTCAAGCGAAGAAGCTGTTACTGATGCCGGTTTAATACCTGCCAATCTTGATTTGGACAGAGCCGGAGTAATATGGGGTTCGGGAATCGGCGGATTGGAAACTTTCCTGTCAGAAATTTCTTCTTATGCAAAAGGAGATGGTACACCAAGATTTAGTCCGTTTTTCATTCCAAAAATGATAGCAGATATTGCTGCCGGACACATTTCTATAAAATACGGATTCAGAGGACCTAATTTCACAACCACATCAGCTTGTGCTTCTTCTTCAAACGCCATAATTGACAGTTATAATTATATCCGGCTTGGCAAAGCCAATGTAATGATAACCGGCGGCTCGGAAGCAGCCATTAACGATGCCGGAGTAGGCGGCTTTAATTCGATGCAGGCACTTTCTGTCAGAAATGACAGCCCCGAAACTGCATCACGCCCTTTTGACCTCGACAGAGACGGATTTGTACTTGGCGAAGGCGGCGGAACTATGATACTTGAAGAAATGGAACACGCTATCAAACGTGGAGCAAAAATATATGCAGAAATAGTTGGAGGAGGAATGTCAGCCGATGCACATCATATAACTGCACCTCATCCCGAAGGAGCAGGTGCCGTTCTTGTTATGAAAAGTGCACTTGAAGACAATAATCTTAAACCTGAAGACATTGATTATATTAATGTACACGGAACTTCCACTCCATTAGGCGATATAGGCGAAACAAAAGCAATAGTTAATTTGTTCGGAGATTATGCTTATAAATTAAATATAAGCTCAACCAAATCAATGACAGGACATTTGCTTGGTGCAGCCGGTGTAACCGAAGGAATTGTTTCAGTTCTCGCTGTTCAAAACGATATCATACCACCCACAATAAACCATTTTACCGACGACCCTCAACTGCCAAAATTAAACTATACTTTTCATGAACCACAGAAAAGAATAGTAAGAACAGCTATGAGCAATAGTTTCGGTTTCGGTGGACATAATGCTTGTTTGATATTCAGAAAATTTAACGGATAATTATTTTGCTGCAATTTTTAAAAAAATTATCTGTAGAAGAAAGAAAAATCGCAAATTCCATAAAAAATATTATCGGATTTTATCCCGGTAATATTTTTTTATATAAAATGGCTTTCCGGCATAGGTCGGTTGCCAGCGAACTGAACGGAGGAATAAAAAACAGCAACGAACGGCTGGAATATCTTGGTGACGCCGTACTTGGTGCAGTAATAGCTGATTATCTTTTCAAAAAATTTCCATATAAAGAAGAAGGATTTCTCACTCAAATGCGCTCAAAAATAGTAAGCCGTGATAATCTTAATAAACTTTCTGAAAAAATGGGTGTTGGTAAACTTCTTGTTATAGATAAAGTTTCCATTAGTAACAAAAGCTCTGTAAGCGGAAACGCTTTTGAAGCATTTATCGGAGCAATATATCTCGATAAGGGTTATAACTTTACAAAAAAAACAATAATAAAAAGAATTATTAAATATCATATCGACATTGAAGAACTTGAAAGTACGGAATTGAATTTTAAAAGCCGTTTAATCGAATGGGCTCAGAAAGAAAGGAAAACCGTTGAATTTTCTTTGGAAAAAGAAGAAGGGAAAGGCAGAAGTAAATTATTTCATGTAAATGTTCTTATTGATAAAAATATAAAAGGAAAAGGAGTTGATTTTTCAAAGAAAAAAGCCGAACAATATGCTTCTGAAGATGCATTAAGAAAAATAATAATTTAATAACTGCCCCATTAAATATTATTTGTTATTTTTTTCAAACCCGGGTTTTTCAAGAAGTGCAAACATATTATTTTTATATGTTTCTACACCGGGCTGGTCAAAAGGATTTACGCCAAGCATGTACCCACTGAGCGCACATGAAAACTCAAAGAAATAAATCAGCTGACCTAAATTTTCTTCATTTAACTGAGGAATGGAAATATGAATATTCGGAACTTTTCCGTCAACATGTGCCAACATGGTTCCTGCTTTAGCCATTTTATTAACATGTTGCAAACTCTTTCCGGCTATATAATTCAGTTCATCCGAATTATCACTTAACATCGGGATAAATATTTCGCGATTGGAATTTTCAACCGATAGAACGGTTTCAAAAATATTTCTTAATCCTTCCTGCATATATTGTCCAAGAGAATGAAGGTCGGCAGTGAAGTTCATACCAACAGGTAAAATGCCTTTGTTCTCTTTTCCTTCACTTTCTCCGAAAAGCTGTTTCCACCATTCTGTAAGATAATAAAGATTGGGTGAATAATTTGCCAGCACTTCAATTGTCTTTCCTTTTTGATACAAAGCATTTCTCACAGCGGCATACATAACAGCAGGATTTTCTTTAATTGATGAAGTAGAAGTCAGAAATTCCTGCATTTCTTTTGCACCTGTTATCAGTTTTTTAATATCAAAACCAGCAACTGCAATCGGAATCAAGCCCACACAAGTCAACACCGAAAAACGTCCTCCAACATCACCAGGAATTTTATAACTCAAATATCCTTCTTTTCCCGATAATTTTCTTAATGCTCCTTTGGTTGCATCAGTTATAGCAATGATTCTGTGCTTTGCCGATTGTTCTCCGTATTTATTTTCAAGATGATTTTTTATTATTCTGAAAGCAATTGCCGGCTCCGTAGTAGTTCCCGATTTTGAAATTACAATAATCGAATATTCATACTTATCAAGAATATCGAGTAAATCCGCCATGTAATCCTCGCTTAAATTATTGCCGGCATAAATAATATATGGATTTTCCCTTTCTTTTAATGATGCAAAATTATGACTCAATGCTTCAATTATAGCTCTTGAACCGAGATATGAACCACCAATTCCGATTACAACAACAATTTTTGCTCTCTTTTTTATTTCTTCGGCATCGAATTTTACTTTATTTAAGAAATGCTCTGTTGTTTTTTGAGGAATATTAAGCCAGCCCAGAAATTCTTTTCCCTTTCCGGTTTTTTCGAGCAATGATGTATAATGCAAATCCATTTGCGACTGATATGCATTAATATCATTCATGGTAATAAAATCAAGCACCCTGTCAATATCAAGCTTGAGGTTTATCATAAAATAATTTAAATAAATAATAATAAAAAGTAGTTATTTATACTTAATTAATTAATAAAAAGTTACAAAAATTTATATGATATTTTACTTAGTGGAGATTTATTCTTTTTCCTTGGTATCAATATAAATTGTAACTGGACCATCGTTTATAAGCGACACTTTCATATCGGCACCGAAAATGCCTGTTTGTATTGGTTTTCCTAAATATTCTTTAAATTTTAAAATTGTTTTTTCATAAAGTGGAATTGCCGTTTCGGGCTTTGCCGCTTTTATGTATGAAGGGCGGTTTCCTTTTTTTGTGCTCGCATGCAAAGTAAACTGACTTACTAATAAAATACCACCATTTACTTCGATTACCGGTAAATTCATTATTCCATTATCGTCATTAAAAATTCTCAGTTGAACAATTTTTCTGCAAAGCCAATCAATATCTTCATCATTATCTGCATCTTCATAACCAACAAAAACAAGTAATCCATTTTTTATTTCACCTGATATTTTGTTTTCAATTTTTACCGATGCTTCGGAAACTCTTTGTATTATTGCACGCATGATTTTATTAGTTTAATGTTTGAAGTTTAAAGTTAAAAAATCACTCTTTGTATTCGCTATATTTAAATTTTTCAGTAATGTTTTAAAACTAATTATTAAATTCCGGAATTTATAATCCCGAAATCACATTATATTATCATTTCAATAGAAAAAAAATAAAAATTTTTTCACGGGAAAATTCAAAATTTAGAAAAACTTTAAACATTAAACTTTATACTTTAAACTATTTTTTGAATTCCTTTTCTTTTAATTCCTTCACATAATTCAAAATATTTATATAATTCCTGTATCTGCTTTCGCTTACACTTCCTTCCTCAACAGCTTTTTTAACAGCACAGTTCGGCTCGCTGACATGCATGCAATTATTATACTGACATTGCGAAAGTAATTTAAACATCTCGGGAAAGAAATGAGTTATTTCATACAGTTCGAAATCTAAAACTTCAAATTCCTGAATTCCTGGCGTGTCAATTATGTATCCGCCGAATGATAATTCAAACATTTCCGAAAATGTTGTCGTATGAACTCCCTTAGAATAACTATCGGATATATTTGATGTTTTTAAATTCAGATTTGGTTCGATTTTATTTATTATTGTTGTTTTTCCTGCTCCTGAAACACCAGAAAACAAAGAGGTCTTATTTTTCATCTCCAATTTCAATTCATCAAGATTTATGTTTTCAGTTGCTGAAACAGAAATGCACTTATATCCTATTTTTTCATAAATATCAATTGTTTCCCGAAGTTTCTGATTTAGTTTTTCATCATAAATATCAATTTTATTAAAAACCAGAACTGCCGGAATATGGTATGCTTCGCATGTTGCAAGATATTTATCAATAAAATTCCATGGCGTTTTTGGTAAAGTTAATGTTACTAAAAGAAAAGCAGTATCAATATTTGCGGCAATAATATGGGTTTGTTTTGAAAGCTTAACAGATTTACGTATTATAAAATTTTTTCTGTCGAGAAGTTCGGTTATTTGTCCTGTATTTTGTTCTTCATCAAAAATAAAATCAACATAATCGCCTACAACAACCGGATTAGTGCTTTTGTGCCCCTTCAAACGAAATGCTCCGCGAAGTTTACATTCAATACGATTATTGTTTTCGCCTTTTACAATAAAAATATTTCCTGTTGATTTTACGACTGTTCCTCGCATGGTATTCAGTTTACAGTTGTGATTTTTTGTTTAACCCTACATATCTTTTTTCAGATTCAGATTTCGCAATTTAGGCGCAAACTTCGCTGCAATTCCCGTAACGAGCAAAGTCATGCTGCCACCGAAAATAACCGAAGGGATTAATCCTAAAAGGCGTGCAGCCAAACCCGATTCGAAAGAACCAATTTCATTTGAAGAACCAATGAAAATGCTGTTTACAGAAGCTACTCTTCCTCGCATTTCATTTGGTGTATAAAGCTGGATTATTGTTTGGCGAATAATAACACTCACGTTGTCGAACACTCCACTCAAGGCAAGCAAAAATAATGAAAGATAAAAATTTTTCGATAAAGCGAAACAGATAATACATAGCCCAAAACCTGTAACTGAAATTAAAAGTTTTTTACCTGAATTTTCCAAAGGTGGTTTATATGCTAAAAACATTGCCATAATGACCGCACCAAAAGCAGGTGCAGCGCGTAAAAAGCCAAAACCCTGAGGTCCTACTTTTAATATTTCGGCTGCAAATATCGGCAATAAAGCAACTGCTCCACCAAATAAAACAGCAAACATATCGAGTGAAATAGCACCAAGTACAATCTGATTTTTAAAAACAAATTTAACTCCAGTTGCCAAGCTTTCAAATAATGATTCGTCCTTTTCTTTTTTTGGCATTGGTTTGCTCTTAACTTTTAAGTAAAACAATAAACTTAAAAACACGCAAGCAACAACGGCTAAATAAGCTTTATCAATTCCAAAAAACCCGATTATTAATCCTCCAAAAGCCAGCCCAATAACCATAGCTATATGAAATGTAGAACTATTCCATGTTGATGAGTTGGCATAAAGATTTCTCGGTACTATCTGCGCCATTAAAGCAGTTTGCGATGGAAAAAGAAAACCGCGCGCTATTCCTGTTAAAAATATTATTGAATAAATCGGAAATACTCCATGTAATTTGAGCAGATATGAAAACTTATAAGTGATGAAAAACAATGACAAAGCACACAAGAAATAAACAAAATCACATATAACAATTATTTTTTTTCTATTGAAAATATCTGCAAAATGACCACCAAGTAAAGCAATTCCCATAAAAGGCATTGCTTCCGCCAATCCTATTAATCCTAATGAAAAAGCATCTTTTGTATATTCATAAACCTGCCATCCTACAATTGTCGATTGCATTTGAATAGCAAATGTCAACGTGAATCGTGCCAACACAAAATAACGGAAATCTTTTATTTTTAATACTGCAAACGCATCGTGTTTTTCTTCGGATTCAGTGGTCATTTTGAAAATGTTATTTTGTTTGTCGTTTGTAGTTTGTCGTTAAAATAACAACAAACTACGAACCACAAACTACAAACTATTTATCTTGAATAATTAGGAGATTCGCGTGTAATAACAATATCATGTGGATGACTTTCAACAACTCCGGCATGAGTGATTCTGATGAATTTTGCTTTTTGCAGCGATTCAATATCTTTTGACCCGGAATAAAACATTCCTGCTTTTAACCCGCCAATCATTTGATAAATAACTTCAGCCAATGTTCCTTTATAAGGAACTCTGCCAACAATACCTTCGGGAACTAATTTTTTTATATCATCTTCTTCTTCCTGGAAATACCTGTCTTTCGAACCTTTTTGCATTGCCTCTATTGAGCCCATGCCTCGGTATATTTTATATTTTCTTCCTTCTAAAATAATTGTTTCGCCCGGCGATTCTTCAACTCCTCCAAACAAAGAACCTATCATTACCGAGTGAGCTCCGGCAGCAATTGCCTTTACTATATCACCTGTATATCTTATTCCTCCATCGGCAATTATCGGAATTCCTGTATCTTTTATTGCCTTAGCTATTGTATAAATTGCATGTAATTGTGGAACACCAATACCTGCAACAACTCTTGTAGTGCAAATGGAACCAGGTCCGATTCCTACTTTCACCGCATCAGCTCCTGCTTTAATTAAATCCATTGCAGCTTCGGGTGTAGCTATGTTGCCTGCTATAACTTGAGTTTCGGGGTAATTTTTCTTTATTTTTTTTACCATTTCCAAAACATATTTTGAATGCCCGTGTGCTGTATCAACAACAATTGCATCAACAGATGCTTTAACAAGTGCAGCTACTCTTTCATGCGCTTCCGCAAAAGTACCAACTGCTGCCGCAACTCGTAAGCGACCTTTGCTGTCTTTACAGGCATTTGGCCTTTCTTTCATTTTAATAATATCTCTGTATGTAATAAGTCCTATAATTTTATTTTTCTTATCAACAACAGGAAGTTTCTCTATTTTGTATTGTTGTAAAATATCTTCTGCTTTTTCCAAATCTATAACCTCTGTGGTTTTAATGATGTTTTCTTTAGTCATAACTTCGGTTATAGGACGTTCGAGATTTTTTTCAAAACGTAAATCCCTGTTTGTAACAATTCCTACCAATTCATTATTTTTATTTACTACAGGAATTCCACCGATTTTAAATTCCTTCATCATTTTTAGAGCATCTATAACTATTGATTCTTCAGGCAATGTTACGGGGTCGTAAATCATTC
This portion of the Bacteroidales bacterium genome encodes:
- the guaB gene encoding IMP dehydrogenase, which translates into the protein MLLNSEKFAGEGLTYDDVLIVPAYSEVHPKEVSTKTVFTKEIKINIPIVSAAMDTVTESTLAIAMAQEGGIGVLHKNMSIEEQVEKVRKVKRSENGMIYDPVTLPEESIVIDALKMMKEFKIGGIPVVNKNNELVGIVTNRDLRFEKNLERPITEVMTKENIIKTTEVIDLEKAEDILQQYKIEKLPVVDKKNKIIGLITYRDIIKMKERPNACKDSKGRLRVAAAVGTFAEAHERVAALVKASVDAIVVDTAHGHSKYVLEMVKKIKKNYPETQVIAGNIATPEAAMDLIKAGADAVKVGIGPGSICTTRVVAGIGVPQLHAIYTIAKAIKDTGIPIIADGGIRYTGDIVKAIAAGAHSVMIGSLFGGVEESPGETIILEGRKYKIYRGMGSIEAMQKGSKDRYFQEEEDDIKKLVPEGIVGRVPYKGTLAEVIYQMIGGLKAGMFYSGSKDIESLQKAKFIRITHAGVVESHPHDIVITRESPNYSR
- the rsgA gene encoding ribosome small subunit-dependent GTPase A, translating into MRGTVVKSTGNIFIVKGENNNRIECKLRGAFRLKGHKSTNPVVVGDYVDFIFDEEQNTGQITELLDRKNFIIRKSVKLSKQTHIIAANIDTAFLLVTLTLPKTPWNFIDKYLATCEAYHIPAVLVFNKIDIYDEKLNQKLRETIDIYEKIGYKCISVSATENINLDELKLEMKNKTSLFSGVSGAGKTTIINKIEPNLNLKTSNISDSYSKGVHTTTFSEMFELSFGGYIIDTPGIQEFEVLDFELYEITHFFPEMFKLLSQCQYNNCMHVSEPNCAVKKAVEEGSVSESRYRNYINILNYVKELKEKEFKK
- a CDS encoding MFS transporter, whose amino-acid sequence is MTTESEEKHDAFAVLKIKDFRYFVLARFTLTFAIQMQSTIVGWQVYEYTKDAFSLGLIGLAEAMPFMGIALLGGHFADIFNRKKIIVICDFVYFLCALSLFFITYKFSYLLKLHGVFPIYSIIFLTGIARGFLFPSQTALMAQIVPRNLYANSSTWNSSTFHIAMVIGLAFGGLIIGFFGIDKAYLAVVACVFLSLLFYLKVKSKPMPKKEKDESLFESLATGVKFVFKNQIVLGAISLDMFAVLFGGAVALLPIFAAEILKVGPQGFGFLRAAPAFGAVIMAMFLAYKPPLENSGKKLLISVTGFGLCIICFALSKNFYLSLFLLALSGVFDNVSVIIRQTIIQLYTPNEMRGRVASVNSIFIGSSNEIGSFESGLAARLLGLIPSVIFGGSMTLLVTGIAAKFAPKLRNLNLKKDM
- the fabF gene encoding beta-ketoacyl-ACP synthase II, with the protein product MELKRVVVTGLGAVTPLGNNVPDFWKNLLNGVSGAARITKFDPTKFKTQFACEVKGFEVEKYFDRKEARKYDLYAKYAVASSEEAVTDAGLIPANLDLDRAGVIWGSGIGGLETFLSEISSYAKGDGTPRFSPFFIPKMIADIAAGHISIKYGFRGPNFTTTSACASSSNAIIDSYNYIRLGKANVMITGGSEAAINDAGVGGFNSMQALSVRNDSPETASRPFDLDRDGFVLGEGGGTMILEEMEHAIKRGAKIYAEIVGGGMSADAHHITAPHPEGAGAVLVMKSALEDNNLKPEDIDYINVHGTSTPLGDIGETKAIVNLFGDYAYKLNISSTKSMTGHLLGAAGVTEGIVSVLAVQNDIIPPTINHFTDDPQLPKLNYTFHEPQKRIVRTAMSNSFGFGGHNACLIFRKFNG
- the rnc gene encoding ribonuclease III translates to MLQFLKKLSVEERKIANSIKNIIGFYPGNIFLYKMAFRHRSVASELNGGIKNSNERLEYLGDAVLGAVIADYLFKKFPYKEEGFLTQMRSKIVSRDNLNKLSEKMGVGKLLVIDKVSISNKSSVSGNAFEAFIGAIYLDKGYNFTKKTIIKRIIKYHIDIEELESTELNFKSRLIEWAQKERKTVEFSLEKEEGKGRSKLFHVNVLIDKNIKGKGVDFSKKKAEQYASEDALRKIII
- the dtd gene encoding D-aminoacyl-tRNA deacylase, which codes for MRAIIQRVSEASVKIENKISGEIKNGLLVFVGYEDADNDEDIDWLCRKIVQLRIFNDDNGIMNLPVIEVNGGILLVSQFTLHASTKKGNRPSYIKAAKPETAIPLYEKTILKFKEYLGKPIQTGIFGADMKVSLINDGPVTIYIDTKEKE
- a CDS encoding glucose-6-phosphate isomerase: MINLKLDIDRVLDFITMNDINAYQSQMDLHYTSLLEKTGKGKEFLGWLNIPQKTTEHFLNKVKFDAEEIKKRAKIVVVIGIGGSYLGSRAIIEALSHNFASLKERENPYIIYAGNNLSEDYMADLLDILDKYEYSIIVISKSGTTTEPAIAFRIIKNHLENKYGEQSAKHRIIAITDATKGALRKLSGKEGYLSYKIPGDVGGRFSVLTCVGLIPIAVAGFDIKKLITGAKEMQEFLTSTSSIKENPAVMYAAVRNALYQKGKTIEVLANYSPNLYYLTEWWKQLFGESEGKENKGILPVGMNFTADLHSLGQYMQEGLRNIFETVLSVENSNREIFIPMLSDNSDELNYIAGKSLQHVNKMAKAGTMLAHVDGKVPNIHISIPQLNEENLGQLIYFFEFSCALSGYMLGVNPFDQPGVETYKNNMFALLEKPGFEKNNK